A genomic window from Fusobacterium sp. includes:
- a CDS encoding acetate kinase, whose translation MKVLVINCGSSSLKYQLMNPETKEIFAKGLCERIGIDGSRMEYEVPAKDFEIEIKKPMPTHKEALELVIKAIIDKEHGVIASVEEVGAIGHRMVHGGETFASSVLLNEEVIKAVEENNDLAPLHNPANLMGVRTCMALMPGKPNVGVFDTAFHQTMPAKAYMYALPYEDYKELKVRKYGFHGTSHLYVSETMREIMGNPEHSKIIVCHLGNGASMSAVVDGKCVDTSMGLTPLQGLMMGTRCGDIDPAAVLFIKNKRGLTDKEMDNRLNKESGILGIYGKSSDCRDMENGVAEGDERAILAEEMFIYKIKSYIGAYAAAMGGVDAICFAGGIGENAAGIREAAISGLEFMGAKIDKEVNSVRKKGNVKLSTEDSKVLVYKIPTNEELVIARDTYKIVFGK comes from the coding sequence ATGAAAGTTTTAGTAATAAACTGTGGAAGTTCATCATTAAAATATCAATTAATGAATCCAGAAACTAAAGAAATATTTGCAAAAGGACTTTGTGAAAGAATTGGAATAGATGGTTCTAGAATGGAGTATGAAGTACCTGCTAAAGATTTTGAAATTGAAATAAAAAAACCTATGCCTACTCATAAAGAAGCATTAGAGTTAGTAATTAAAGCAATAATTGACAAGGAACATGGAGTTATTGCTTCTGTTGAAGAAGTTGGGGCTATTGGACATAGAATGGTTCATGGTGGAGAAACATTTGCTTCATCTGTATTGTTAAATGAAGAGGTTATTAAAGCTGTTGAAGAAAACAATGACCTTGCTCCATTACATAATCCGGCTAATTTAATGGGAGTTAGAACTTGCATGGCTCTTATGCCTGGTAAACCTAATGTAGGAGTTTTTGATACTGCATTCCATCAAACAATGCCTGCTAAAGCATATATGTATGCTTTACCATATGAGGATTACAAAGAATTAAAAGTTAGAAAGTATGGATTCCATGGAACATCTCATCTTTATGTTTCTGAAACAATGAGAGAGATTATGGGAAATCCTGAGCATTCAAAAATTATTGTTTGCCATTTAGGAAATGGTGCATCTATGTCAGCTGTAGTAGATGGAAAATGTGTAGACACTTCAATGGGGCTTACTCCTTTACAAGGGCTTATGATGGGAACTAGATGTGGGGATATTGATCCTGCTGCTGTTTTATTTATCAAAAATAAAAGAGGATTAACTGATAAAGAAATGGATAACAGATTAAATAAAGAATCTGGAATATTGGGAATCTATGGAAAGTCTTCTGACTGCAGAGATATGGAAAATGGTGTAGCTGAAGGAGATGAAAGAGCTATACTTGCTGAAGAAATGTTTATTTATAAAATTAAATCTTACATAGGAGCTTATGCTGCTGCTATGGGTGGAGTAGATGCTATCTGCTTTGCTGGAGGAATCGGAGAAAATGCTGCTGGAATAAGAGAAGCTGCCATTAGTGGTCTTGAGTTTATGGGAGCAAAAATTGATAAAGAGGTTAATTCTGTTAGAAAAAAAGGAAATGTAAAACTTTCTACTGAAGATTCTAAAGTTTTAGTTTATAAAATACCTACAAATGAAGAGCTTGTAATAGCTAGAGATACTTATAAAATTGTTTTTGGAAAATAG
- the nifJ gene encoding pyruvate:ferredoxin (flavodoxin) oxidoreductase: MVKKMQTMDGNQAAAYASYAFTEVAGIYPITPSSPMAEYTDEWASKGMKNIFGVPVKVVEMQSEAGAAGTVHGSLQAGALTTTYTASQGLLLKIPNMYKIAGELLPGVIHVSARSLSAQALSIFGDHQDIYAARQTGFAMLATNSVQEVMDLAGVAHLAAIKTRVPFMHFFDGFRTSHEIQKVEVMDYEVFKNLIDMNEVQAFRERALNPEHPVTRGTAENDDIYFQARESQNKFYDAVPDVVAHYMAEISKATGRDYKPFNYYGAPDAERIIIAMGSICPISEETIDYLNAKGEKVGLISVHLFRPFSEKYFFDVFPKTVKKIAVLDRTKEPGSIGEPLLQDIQSIFYGKENTPVIVGGRYGLSSKDTTPAQVVAVFENLKLDQPKNKFTVGIVDDVTFTSLEVGAPISVTNPDVKECLFFGLGADGTVGANKNSIKIIGDKTDLYAQGYFAYDSKKSGGVTRSHLRFGKTPIKASYLISNPSFVACSVPAYLHLYDMTSGIRKGGSFLINCIWTPEEAVNEIPAKVKKDLAKNGARLFIINATALAEEIGLGQRTNTIMQAAFFKLADIIPFEEAQQYMKDYAKKSYAKKGDDIVQMNYKAIDKGAEGLIEVAVDPAWADLDVTCDCSGHEHENCCCGTCSTDMTKTEKFVEKIVKPVNAIKGNDLPVSAFDGYEDGTFENGTSAFEKRGIAVHVPVWIAENCIQCNQCSYVCPHAVLRPFLMTAEEKAASPLELKTIKPIGKGLEGFEYRMQVSALDCTGCGSCANTCPAKEKALVMKPIADSLEAGEDKKAGYLFNSVEYRSDLMSKDTVKGSQFAQPLFEFHGACPGCGETPYLKVITQLFGDRMMIANATGCSSIYSGSAPATPYTTNKNGHGPSWASSLFEDNAEFGMGMHVAVETMRDRLQNIMEENMDKVPAEVAELFKEWIENRSSAAKTQEVSAKIVAALEGKDCDICKEILSLKQYLIKKSQWIFGGDGWAYDIGYGGVDHVLASNEDINIVVLDTEVYSNTGGQASKATPTGAIAKFAAAGKSVKKKDLAAIAMSYGHIYVAQVCMGANQQQYLKALKEAEAYNGPSLIIAYSPCINHGLKKGMSKVQDEMKLATECGYWPIFRYNPTLEAEGKNPLQIDSKEPNWDKYEEYLLGEVRYATLSKANPTHAKELFELNKFEAQRRWRQYKRLASMDFASEKK, encoded by the coding sequence ATGGTTAAAAAAATGCAGACTATGGATGGTAACCAAGCTGCTGCTTACGCTTCATATGCGTTTACAGAAGTAGCTGGAATCTACCCAATCACTCCATCATCTCCAATGGCTGAATACACAGATGAATGGGCTTCAAAAGGAATGAAAAATATTTTCGGAGTACCAGTAAAAGTAGTAGAAATGCAATCAGAAGCAGGAGCTGCTGGAACTGTGCACGGGTCTTTACAAGCAGGAGCATTGACAACAACTTATACTGCTTCTCAAGGATTATTACTAAAAATACCTAACATGTATAAAATAGCTGGAGAACTTCTTCCAGGAGTTATTCATGTATCAGCAAGATCTCTATCAGCTCAAGCTTTATCTATTTTTGGAGATCACCAAGATATATATGCTGCTAGACAAACTGGATTCGCTATGCTAGCAACTAACTCAGTTCAAGAAGTTATGGACCTTGCAGGAGTAGCTCACTTAGCAGCTATCAAAACAAGAGTTCCTTTTATGCACTTCTTTGATGGATTCAGAACTTCTCATGAAATTCAAAAAGTAGAAGTTATGGATTATGAAGTTTTCAAAAACTTAATAGATATGAATGAAGTTCAAGCTTTCAGAGAAAGAGCTCTTAATCCTGAACATCCAGTAACTAGAGGAACTGCGGAAAATGATGATATTTATTTCCAAGCTAGAGAATCTCAAAATAAATTCTATGATGCTGTACCTGATGTGGTTGCTCATTATATGGCTGAAATTTCTAAAGCAACTGGAAGAGACTATAAACCTTTCAATTACTATGGAGCACCAGATGCAGAAAGAATAATCATAGCTATGGGATCTATTTGTCCTATATCTGAAGAAACAATTGATTATTTAAATGCTAAGGGAGAAAAAGTTGGATTAATTTCTGTTCACTTATTCAGACCATTCTCTGAAAAATATTTCTTTGATGTATTCCCTAAAACAGTTAAAAAAATAGCTGTATTAGATAGAACTAAAGAACCTGGATCAATTGGAGAACCTTTATTACAAGATATTCAATCAATTTTCTATGGAAAAGAAAATACCCCAGTAATCGTTGGTGGAAGATATGGATTGTCTTCTAAAGATACTACACCTGCTCAAGTAGTTGCAGTATTTGAAAATTTAAAATTAGATCAACCAAAAAATAAATTTACTGTTGGTATTGTTGATGATGTCACTTTCACTTCATTAGAAGTTGGAGCACCTATCTCTGTTACTAATCCAGATGTTAAAGAATGTCTATTCTTTGGACTTGGAGCTGATGGAACAGTTGGAGCTAACAAAAACTCTATCAAAATCATTGGAGATAAAACTGATTTATATGCTCAAGGATACTTTGCATATGACTCTAAAAAATCAGGAGGAGTTACTAGATCTCATTTAAGATTTGGAAAAACTCCTATCAAAGCAAGTTACTTAATTTCTAATCCAAGTTTTGTTGCTTGTTCAGTACCAGCTTACTTACATCTATATGATATGACTTCTGGAATCAGAAAAGGTGGATCTTTCTTAATCAACTGCATCTGGACTCCAGAAGAAGCTGTAAATGAAATTCCAGCTAAAGTAAAAAAAGATTTAGCTAAAAATGGAGCTAGATTATTTATAATCAATGCTACTGCTCTAGCTGAAGAAATTGGATTAGGACAAAGAACTAATACAATCATGCAAGCTGCTTTCTTCAAACTAGCTGATATTATTCCATTTGAAGAAGCTCAACAATATATGAAAGATTATGCTAAAAAATCTTATGCTAAAAAAGGTGACGATATCGTTCAAATGAACTATAAAGCTATTGATAAAGGAGCAGAAGGATTAATTGAAGTTGCTGTAGATCCAGCTTGGGCTGATTTAGATGTTACTTGTGATTGCTCAGGACATGAACATGAAAACTGTTGTTGTGGAACTTGCAGTACTGATATGACTAAAACTGAAAAATTTGTAGAAAAAATTGTTAAACCAGTTAATGCTATAAAAGGAAACGACTTACCTGTATCTGCATTCGATGGATACGAGGATGGAACTTTTGAAAATGGAACTTCTGCATTTGAAAAAAGAGGAATTGCAGTTCATGTTCCTGTTTGGATTGCTGAAAACTGTATTCAATGTAATCAATGTTCGTATGTATGTCCTCATGCAGTTTTAAGACCATTCCTGATGACTGCTGAAGAAAAAGCTGCTTCTCCACTTGAGTTAAAAACTATAAAACCAATTGGAAAAGGATTAGAAGGATTTGAATATAGAATGCAAGTTTCTGCTCTAGATTGTACTGGATGTGGATCTTGTGCTAATACATGTCCTGCTAAAGAAAAAGCTTTAGTTATGAAACCTATTGCTGATTCTCTAGAAGCTGGAGAAGACAAAAAAGCTGGGTATTTATTCAACAGTGTTGAATACAGAAGTGACTTAATGTCTAAAGATACTGTAAAAGGTTCTCAGTTTGCTCAGCCTTTATTCGAATTCCATGGTGCTTGTCCAGGATGTGGAGAAACTCCATATCTTAAAGTAATTACTCAATTATTTGGAGACAGAATGATGATAGCTAATGCTACTGGATGTTCTTCAATATATAGTGGATCTGCCCCTGCTACTCCATATACAACTAATAAAAATGGACATGGTCCATCATGGGCTTCTTCTCTATTTGAAGACAATGCTGAATTTGGAATGGGAATGCATGTAGCTGTTGAAACTATGAGAGACAGACTTCAAAATATAATGGAAGAAAATATGGATAAGGTTCCAGCAGAAGTTGCTGAACTATTTAAAGAATGGATTGAAAACAGATCATCAGCTGCTAAAACTCAAGAAGTTTCTGCTAAAATAGTCGCTGCTCTTGAAGGAAAAGATTGTGATATCTGTAAAGAAATTTTAAGCTTAAAGCAATACTTGATTAAAAAATCTCAATGGATCTTCGGAGGAGACGGTTGGGCTTATGACATCGGTTATGGTGGTGTTGACCACGTTTTAGCTTCTAATGAAGATATAAACATTGTAGTTTTGGATACAGAAGTTTATTCTAATACTGGAGGACAAGCTTCTAAAGCAACACCTACAGGAGCAATTGCAAAATTTGCTGCTGCTGGTAAATCAGTTAAGAAAAAAGACCTTGCTGCTATAGCTATGTCTTATGGACATATCTATGTTGCACAAGTTTGTATGGGTGCTAATCAACAACAATACCTGAAAGCTCTTAAGGAAGCTGAAGCATATAATGGACCATCTTTAATCATTGCTTATTCTCCTTGTATCAATCATGGATTGAAAAAAGGTATGTCTAAAGTTCAAGATGAGATGAAACTTGCTACTGAATGTGGATACTGGCCAATATTCAGATACAATCCAACTCTTGAAGCAGAAGGTAAAAACCCATTACAAATAGATTCTAAAGAACCTAACTGGGATAAATATGAAGAGTACTTATTAGGAGAAGTAAGATATGCTACTCTTTCTAAAGCCAATCCAACTCATGCTAAAGAATTATTTGAATTGAACAAATTTGAAGCTCAAAGAAGATGGAGACAATATAAAAGACTTGCTTCTATGGACTTTGCTTCTGAAAAAAAATAA
- a CDS encoding pentapeptide repeat-containing protein: MLEQDIFKAIEEEIPVCGEYFQETILDIKIKRIDFERSIFQECKFENCDFTNSSFSHVEMIKCSFKNCKFISSYWKSSIINNCNGDGCDFNQSIFKTVDINKSSFFYGNYSNSLWENMNIKDSFFNYGFLSEIKMKKIKLDNVNFSNADFFKTPLKGIDFSNCIIENIRVSDNYSELRGMQLSITQTMDIALIIGIKIK; this comes from the coding sequence ATGTTAGAACAAGATATATTTAAAGCTATTGAAGAAGAAATTCCAGTTTGTGGTGAATATTTTCAAGAAACAATTCTAGATATTAAAATAAAAAGAATAGATTTTGAAAGAAGTATATTTCAAGAATGTAAATTTGAAAATTGTGATTTTACTAATTCTTCTTTTTCTCATGTAGAAATGATTAAATGTAGTTTTAAAAATTGTAAATTTATTTCTTCTTATTGGAAATCAAGTATTATAAATAATTGTAATGGAGATGGATGTGACTTTAATCAGAGTATATTTAAAACTGTTGATATAAATAAAAGCTCTTTTTTCTATGGAAATTATTCTAATTCTCTTTGGGAAAATATGAATATTAAAGATAGTTTTTTTAATTATGGATTTCTTTCTGAAATAAAAATGAAAAAAATTAAATTAGATAATGTGAATTTTTCTAATGCTGATTTTTTTAAAACTCCATTGAAAGGAATAGATTTTTCAAATTGTATAATAGAAAATATAAGAGTATCTGATAATTATAGTGAATTAAGAGGTATGCAGCTCAGTATAACTCAAACTATGGATATAGCTCTAATTATTGGAATAAAAATAAAATAA
- a CDS encoding pyridoxamine kinase, whose translation MDNIVKKVAAIHDLSGYGRSSLTSIIPILSSMKLQVCPVPTAVLSTHTGGFEGFSFLDLTDYMEQHIAHWKKLGLEFDCIYSGFLGSPRQIKIVADFVDFFGHKNNLTVIDPVLGDNGRLYGTMEKEMVEEMKKLIGKADIITPNFTEVTFLLDKEYKKEISEAEIKEWLIELAAMGPKIVIATSVPDEDSHSTDRKTNVVAYDRENNAFWKVSCKYIPASYPGTGDAYTSVVIGSLLQGDSLPIAIERGVQFITQCILASYGFKYPNREGVLLERMLDVLKMPTISSSYELLKNEE comes from the coding sequence ATGGATAATATAGTAAAAAAAGTAGCAGCTATTCATGATCTTTCTGGTTATGGAAGATCTTCATTAACAAGTATTATACCTATACTTTCAAGTATGAAATTACAAGTATGCCCTGTTCCCACTGCAGTGCTTTCTACTCATACTGGTGGTTTTGAAGGTTTTAGTTTTCTTGACCTTACAGATTATATGGAACAGCATATAGCACATTGGAAAAAATTGGGACTTGAATTTGATTGTATATATTCTGGTTTTTTAGGATCTCCAAGACAAATAAAAATAGTAGCTGATTTTGTCGATTTTTTTGGTCATAAAAATAATCTTACTGTTATAGACCCTGTATTAGGAGATAATGGTAGACTGTATGGAACAATGGAAAAAGAAATGGTAGAAGAAATGAAAAAACTTATTGGGAAAGCTGATATAATAACTCCTAATTTTACAGAAGTTACTTTTCTTTTAGACAAAGAGTATAAAAAAGAAATAAGTGAAGCTGAAATAAAGGAATGGCTTATAGAACTTGCAGCAATGGGACCTAAAATAGTAATAGCCACAAGTGTTCCTGATGAAGACTCACATTCAACTGATAGAAAAACAAATGTTGTAGCCTATGACAGAGAAAATAATGCTTTTTGGAAAGTAAGCTGTAAATATATTCCAGCTTCTTATCCTGGTACTGGAGATGCATATACAAGTGTTGTTATAGGAAGTCTTCTTCAAGGAGACAGTCTTCCTATTGCTATAGAGAGAGGGGTACAATTCATTACCCAATGTATTTTAGCAAGTTATGGTTTCAAATATCCAAATAGAGAAGGAGTTCTTCTTGAAAGAATGCTTGATGTATTAAAAATGCCAACTATTTCAAGCAGTTATGAACTTTTAAAAAATGAGGAATAA
- the zupT gene encoding zinc transporter ZupT gives MFQDVAAIRALTLSFLAGMSTLLGAFIIFITNKKSEKLVTVSLGFAGGVMISVSFTDLMPNANILLAAYAGEKIGVVLGVVFLLIGVLLAALLDKFVPHEDEPHGDGKQHENLFRVGFVSTLAIGLHNFPEGIATFMAGYDNMTLGISIALAITMHNIPEGISVAMPIYFATGSKMKAFKYTFLSGIAEPIGALLAFIILKPYINDLTLGMIFGIISGIMLYIAIEELLPSSRQYGYTKEALIATFAGIILMPLTHVI, from the coding sequence ATGTTTCAAGATGTAGCAGCGATAAGAGCATTAACATTATCTTTCTTGGCTGGAATGTCAACACTACTTGGGGCTTTTATAATATTTATAACTAATAAAAAAAGTGAAAAACTGGTAACTGTATCACTTGGATTTGCTGGTGGAGTAATGATAAGTGTATCATTCACTGATCTTATGCCCAATGCTAATATTTTACTAGCCGCTTATGCTGGAGAAAAAATAGGAGTAGTTTTAGGGGTAGTTTTTCTTCTCATTGGAGTATTATTGGCAGCCCTTTTAGATAAATTTGTTCCCCATGAAGATGAACCACATGGGGATGGTAAACAACATGAAAATCTATTTAGAGTAGGTTTTGTATCTACTCTTGCTATTGGATTGCATAACTTTCCTGAAGGAATAGCGACATTTATGGCTGGTTATGATAATATGACTTTGGGAATTTCTATTGCATTAGCTATAACTATGCACAATATCCCTGAAGGAATATCTGTAGCTATGCCTATTTATTTTGCTACTGGAAGTAAAATGAAAGCTTTTAAATATACTTTTTTATCAGGAATAGCTGAACCTATTGGAGCTCTTTTAGCTTTCATTATACTTAAACCTTATATAAATGATTTAACTCTTGGTATGATTTTTGGAATTATTTCAGGAATAATGCTCTACATAGCCATTGAAGAACTTCTTCCCAGTTCAAGGCAGTATGGATACACTAAAGAAGCGCTGATAGCAACTTTTGCAGGTATTATATTAATGCCTTTAACACATGTAATATAA
- a CDS encoding sodium/glutamate symporter: MDFSIEVLFLDLMKAAVLIFLGHMLRSKVKFLQNLYIPSSLIAGFIGLALGPYGVNIFRFSSHMGNYTSAFMVIVFSAIAYGSFSVVKEEKRLGELKESKGESLKRILALYIYRSIASILVYIVPIGVGVYIINKFIMKLPEGFTILVGGGFVGGHGTNAAFGSAVTEATGWTGATDVGMTFATVGVLIGLIGGIIMIKNATNKKYTSFVNRFDALPEQFKTGWMPENNEPEMGKEMVSPIALDPLAWSFLMIIIPTGLAYATIKYVRIYLSTMPTYLWAFLIAVAMTQLLKYSGIGKHVDKRSISRISGSATDFLVFFGVAGIKIEIVMQFAMPIIVLSAMALGSLLLCMYVIGPRLNNKYWFERCIFVYGYCTGVYAIGLTLLRICDPEGKSKTLEDAAVTSPIDFVEYYTLLLGPILLSTGRVNTFMTVMVITLAVSFIAAFVLKLWNVPHKERLSDAELEI, encoded by the coding sequence ATGGATTTTAGTATTGAAGTGTTGTTTTTAGATTTAATGAAAGCAGCAGTACTTATTTTTTTAGGACATATGTTGAGGAGTAAAGTTAAATTTTTACAAAACTTGTATATACCATCAAGTTTAATAGCAGGATTTATAGGATTAGCTTTAGGGCCATATGGGGTAAATATTTTCCGTTTTTCAAGTCATATGGGAAATTATACATCAGCATTTATGGTTATTGTATTCTCAGCTATTGCTTATGGAAGCTTTTCTGTAGTTAAAGAAGAAAAAAGACTTGGAGAGTTAAAAGAATCAAAAGGAGAAAGTTTAAAAAGAATACTTGCCTTATATATTTATCGTTCTATTGCATCAATATTAGTGTATATAGTGCCAATTGGTGTAGGAGTTTATATTATTAATAAATTTATAATGAAACTGCCAGAAGGGTTTACAATTCTAGTTGGTGGAGGTTTTGTTGGAGGGCATGGAACTAATGCGGCATTTGGATCAGCAGTAACAGAGGCAACTGGTTGGACAGGAGCTACTGATGTTGGAATGACATTTGCTACTGTAGGAGTTCTTATAGGACTTATTGGTGGAATAATAATGATAAAAAATGCAACTAATAAGAAATATACAAGTTTTGTAAATAGATTTGATGCTTTGCCTGAACAATTTAAAACTGGATGGATGCCAGAAAATAATGAACCAGAAATGGGAAAAGAAATGGTAAGTCCAATAGCTTTAGATCCATTAGCTTGGAGTTTTTTAATGATAATAATTCCAACTGGATTAGCTTATGCAACTATAAAGTATGTAAGGATATATCTTTCTACAATGCCTACATATCTATGGGCATTTCTTATAGCAGTTGCTATGACACAATTATTAAAATATTCTGGAATTGGGAAACATGTAGATAAACGTTCTATTTCAAGAATAAGTGGAAGTGCAACTGATTTCCTTGTATTCTTTGGAGTAGCAGGGATAAAAATAGAGATAGTTATGCAGTTTGCAATGCCTATTATAGTCTTATCAGCTATGGCTTTAGGAAGTTTATTACTTTGTATGTATGTTATTGGACCTCGTTTGAATAATAAATATTGGTTTGAGCGTTGTATATTCGTATATGGATATTGTACAGGAGTATATGCAATTGGGTTGACTCTACTAAGAATATGTGATCCAGAAGGAAAATCAAAAACTTTAGAAGATGCAGCTGTAACTTCTCCAATAGATTTTGTTGAGTATTATACTCTGTTATTAGGACCAATCTTATTAAGTACAGGAAGAGTAAATACTTTCATGACAGTTATGGTCATAACATTAGCAGTAAGTTTTATAGCAGCATTTGTATTGAAATTATGGAATGTACCACATAAAGAAAGGCTTAGTGATGCAGAGTTAGAAATATAA
- a CDS encoding alanine dehydrogenase, giving the protein MKVGLLKDIKDGEFRTIMTPNEAAELISLGAEVYVETGAGAGASFEDADYAKAGAKIAKDMKEIYATCDFVTKVKELEECEFDLLREGQIIFTCLHPAASKDEVDVLLKSKVIAFTAEDTHRYGSPNCEIAGKLGLLKGAEHLLRTNGGSGQLICGAGGAPAANILIIGAGLAGTGALQLAYGLGANITVMDINVKILRDLIEKYPGINTMISNSANIKSLMPNLDIIINCVKWPKHRKDHLVTREMLSMMKKGSVIVDVSADVGGAIETYHHTTHENPTFVVDGIVHYGVDNIPGAASKTTSIAYAASVIEHFKSIVQNGVKEACRLNGYLRRSMTSYMGILTHEETSAIQGREWVTPEEMLGLEEGTYDIAPKATSTSSKPTTCKK; this is encoded by the coding sequence ATGAAAGTAGGATTATTAAAAGATATTAAAGATGGAGAGTTTAGAACAATAATGACACCTAATGAGGCAGCTGAACTAATTTCTCTAGGAGCAGAAGTATATGTAGAAACTGGTGCTGGCGCTGGTGCAAGTTTTGAAGATGCAGATTATGCAAAAGCAGGAGCAAAAATAGCAAAAGATATGAAAGAGATTTATGCAACTTGTGACTTTGTTACAAAAGTAAAAGAGTTAGAGGAATGTGAATTTGATCTTTTAAGAGAAGGACAGATAATATTTACTTGTCTTCACCCAGCAGCTTCAAAAGATGAAGTAGACGTTTTATTAAAATCAAAAGTTATAGCTTTTACAGCAGAAGATACTCACAGATATGGATCACCTAACTGTGAAATAGCTGGAAAATTAGGACTTTTAAAAGGTGCTGAACATCTGTTAAGAACTAATGGTGGATCTGGACAATTAATATGTGGAGCAGGAGGAGCACCAGCAGCAAATATCCTTATTATAGGAGCTGGACTTGCAGGAACAGGAGCATTGCAATTAGCTTATGGACTGGGAGCTAACATAACAGTTATGGATATAAATGTAAAAATATTGAGAGATTTAATAGAAAAATATCCTGGAATCAATACAATGATATCTAACTCAGCAAATATAAAATCTTTAATGCCTAATCTAGATATAATAATAAACTGTGTAAAATGGCCTAAACATAGAAAAGATCATTTAGTAACTAGAGAAATGCTTTCTATGATGAAAAAAGGTTCAGTAATAGTGGATGTAAGTGCTGATGTAGGAGGAGCTATTGAAACTTATCATCATACTACTCATGAAAATCCAACATTTGTTGTAGATGGAATAGTACACTATGGAGTGGATAATATACCAGGAGCAGCTTCAAAAACTACATCTATAGCTTATGCAGCAAGTGTTATAGAACATTTTAAATCAATAGTTCAAAATGGTGTAAAAGAAGCATGCAGACTTAATGGATATCTTAGAAGAAGTATGACTTCATATATGGGAATACTTACACATGAAGAAACATCAGCTATTCAAGGAAGAGAATGGGTAACTCCAGAAGAGATGTTAGGATTAGAAGAAGGAACTTATGATATAGCACCTAAAGCTACAAGTACTTCATCAAAACCTACAACTTGTAAAAAATAG
- a CDS encoding DUF6506 family protein codes for MKKKFAFILMGNHYTPEEHKAVFETENQVTYICTVKNFDEMKDKIKYLMEEGVGAIELCGAFGKEKADEIVKMTDNKVAVGYIVHDPSLDPLFKKFFGN; via the coding sequence TTGAAAAAGAAATTTGCATTTATACTTATGGGAAATCATTATACTCCAGAAGAGCACAAGGCTGTATTTGAAACTGAAAATCAGGTAACTTATATTTGTACTGTGAAGAACTTTGATGAAATGAAAGATAAAATAAAATATTTAATGGAAGAAGGAGTTGGAGCAATAGAATTATGTGGTGCTTTTGGAAAAGAAAAAGCAGATGAAATAGTTAAGATGACAGATAATAAGGTAGCAGTTGGTTATATTGTACATGATCCATCTTTAGATCCTTTATTTAAGAAGTTTTTTGGCAATTAA